A window of the Streptomyces sp. JB150 genome harbors these coding sequences:
- the rpmA gene encoding 50S ribosomal protein L27 — protein MAHKKGASSTRNGRDSNAQRLGVKRFGGQVVNAGEILVRQRGTHFHPGAGVGRGGDDTLFALQAGAVQFGTSRGRKVVNIVPVA, from the coding sequence ATGGCACACAAGAAGGGCGCATCGTCCACTCGGAACGGTCGCGACTCGAACGCCCAGCGGCTCGGCGTGAAGCGCTTCGGCGGTCAGGTCGTCAACGCGGGTGAGATCCTGGTTCGCCAGCGCGGCACCCACTTCCACCCGGGCGCCGGTGTCGGCCGCGGCGGCGACGACACGCTGTTCGCGCTGCAGGCCGGTGCGGTGCAGTTCGGCACCAGCCGTGGCCGCAAGGTCGTGAACATCGTTCCGGTTGCCTGA
- a CDS encoding Rne/Rng family ribonuclease, with product MLEPIEPTEGSELNSPSDTLPRRRRRAASRPAGPPTVSSDTPAETVAPAIPAADAADLASEAEADAAVSGEAVESAEAVEDTEAAETAAAEAAPAAPARPRRRATRRASAPAGSPAGAEPAETVVPAKAEAGTEPAAQAPAADEAQAGPAVEAPAEEAAPRRTRRRATRRVTAPAGASAPAEAAEIVVPPAAGAQEKTEEEAQAVESPAAEAPAAQEAAPARPRRRVARRASAPAGAPESAEVVEAPATAQASGEPEQAAEPAVEAPAEAAPAAEEAAPRRIRRRATRRVSAPAAEAPAESAGSETAAEEQAPETPAQAQVPAQAEARPEPAPAAAPKASAAPAAEQAAESAAPRRRRRVVRKAATGFSEPAPPAAAEAPQRPARPAVAVFQPPVFTEPRFQTPERAAAEAAAEAAEEPETPETAESAEAAEAAEAEEFSAEQTGSRRRRRRRGGAAEETVPQAAEAPAEDEESEEEAAEEAADESHDGEETGSRRRRRRGGRRRRRGESAEGDADEFGEGETDEAAAEQAAQDAEDTAEQAEEDAEEAAESAEGEQGREEAGGSTAGSRRRRRRRRRAGDTAVDAEPGDGDPERTVVKVREPRKAAEREPSDEVQSIKGSTRLEAKKQRRREGREQGRRRVPIITEAEFLARREAVERVMVVRQHGDRTQIGVLEDGVLVEHYVNKEQAVSYVGNVYLGKVQNVLPSMEAAFIDIGKGRNAVLYAGEVNFEALGMANGPRRIESALKSGQSVLVQVTKDPIGHKGARLTSQVSLPGRYLVYVPEGSMTGISRKLPDTERARLKTILKKIVPEDAGVIVRTAAEGASEDELRRDVERLQAQWEEIQKKAKSGNAPTLLYGEPDMTVRVVRDIFNEDFSKVIVSGDDAWSTIHGYVSHVAPDLADRLQRWTSEVDVFATYRIDEQLAKALDRKVWLPSGGSLVIDRTEAMVVIDVNTGKFTGQGGNLEETVTRNNLEAAEEIVRQLRLRDLGGIIVIDFIDMVLESNRDLVLRRLLECLGRDRTKHQVAEVTSLGLVQMTRKRVGQGLLESFSETCVHCNGRGVIVHMEQPSANGGGGKRKKRARAGAGEQPHEHEAAAAVAESGVTAEQEAETEAEVAAEAAEPVALPAPDFAPDEELYSSVAEAEAAVSRRGRRRASRRVSAPAGTPRAEAAVPTAQDVTAAEEAARPLVREPAQEAHAEPVAVEDPVVEAPAEAPAAETPVTEAPAAEKAEAAEEAAPKGRTRRRVTRKVSAPAGSPAAAEAAVVTVPESSAKAAAQSVAQPAADAAPAAEAPAESAAEVSAEPAPPARPRRRAVRKATAPTAPVEAAVVVVPSTTEPSGAPVAEQAAEEAEQALAEAREAAAEAARGPEEEAGAEPAAEAEAAPAKKAARKTAKKATAKKAATKTAAAKKTTAAKKTAAKKTAAKKTTAKKAATKTTAKKATSKKTAAAEQQAAPSVSASTDEG from the coding sequence ATGCTCGAGCCGATCGAACCCACCGAGGGTTCCGAACTGAACAGCCCCAGCGACACCCTGCCGCGCCGTCGGCGCCGGGCCGCTTCCCGCCCGGCGGGTCCGCCCACCGTCTCCTCGGACACCCCGGCGGAGACCGTCGCGCCGGCCATACCGGCCGCCGACGCCGCCGACCTCGCGAGCGAGGCCGAGGCCGATGCCGCCGTGAGCGGGGAGGCGGTCGAGAGCGCCGAGGCCGTCGAGGATACCGAGGCCGCCGAGACGGCTGCCGCCGAGGCAGCCCCCGCCGCTCCCGCCCGCCCGCGCCGCCGGGCCACCCGCCGGGCGTCCGCGCCCGCCGGGTCGCCGGCCGGTGCGGAGCCCGCCGAGACCGTCGTCCCGGCGAAGGCCGAGGCCGGGACGGAGCCCGCGGCCCAGGCGCCGGCCGCCGACGAGGCGCAGGCCGGGCCGGCCGTCGAGGCCCCCGCCGAGGAGGCCGCGCCGCGGCGTACCCGCCGCCGGGCCACGCGCCGGGTGACCGCGCCCGCCGGGGCCTCCGCGCCCGCCGAGGCCGCCGAGATCGTGGTGCCGCCCGCCGCCGGTGCGCAGGAGAAGACCGAGGAAGAGGCGCAGGCCGTCGAGAGCCCCGCCGCCGAGGCGCCCGCCGCCCAGGAAGCCGCGCCCGCCCGTCCGCGCCGGCGTGTCGCCCGCCGCGCCTCCGCGCCCGCCGGTGCGCCGGAGTCCGCCGAGGTCGTCGAGGCCCCCGCCACCGCGCAGGCGAGTGGCGAGCCGGAGCAGGCCGCCGAGCCCGCCGTCGAGGCGCCCGCCGAGGCCGCGCCCGCCGCCGAGGAGGCCGCCCCGCGGCGTATCCGCCGCCGGGCCACGCGCCGGGTGTCCGCGCCCGCCGCCGAGGCACCCGCCGAGTCCGCCGGCAGCGAGACCGCCGCCGAGGAGCAGGCCCCCGAGACCCCCGCCCAGGCCCAGGTCCCCGCCCAGGCCGAGGCGCGGCCGGAGCCCGCTCCCGCCGCCGCGCCGAAGGCCTCCGCCGCTCCCGCCGCCGAGCAGGCCGCGGAGTCCGCCGCTCCGCGTCGCCGCCGGCGTGTCGTGCGCAAGGCCGCCACCGGGTTCTCCGAGCCCGCGCCGCCGGCCGCCGCCGAGGCGCCGCAGCGTCCGGCGCGGCCCGCCGTGGCCGTGTTCCAGCCCCCGGTCTTCACCGAGCCGAGGTTCCAGACGCCGGAGCGCGCCGCCGCCGAGGCCGCCGCCGAGGCGGCGGAGGAGCCCGAGACGCCGGAGACCGCCGAGAGCGCCGAGGCCGCCGAGGCCGCCGAGGCCGAGGAGTTCTCCGCCGAGCAGACCGGCTCGCGCCGCCGTCGCCGGCGCCGCGGTGGCGCCGCCGAGGAGACCGTGCCGCAGGCCGCCGAGGCGCCCGCCGAGGACGAGGAGTCCGAGGAGGAGGCCGCCGAGGAGGCGGCCGACGAGTCCCACGACGGTGAGGAGACCGGCTCGCGCCGTCGCCGCCGTCGCGGTGGCCGCCGGCGCCGCCGGGGCGAGTCCGCCGAGGGCGACGCCGACGAGTTCGGCGAGGGCGAAACCGACGAGGCCGCCGCCGAGCAGGCCGCGCAGGACGCCGAGGACACCGCCGAGCAGGCCGAGGAGGACGCCGAGGAGGCGGCCGAGTCCGCCGAGGGTGAGCAGGGCCGCGAGGAGGCCGGCGGTTCGACCGCGGGCAGCCGCCGCCGCCGTCGCCGCCGTCGCCGTGCCGGGGACACCGCCGTGGACGCCGAGCCCGGCGACGGCGACCCCGAGCGCACGGTCGTCAAGGTGCGCGAGCCGCGCAAGGCCGCCGAGCGCGAGCCGTCGGACGAGGTGCAGTCCATCAAGGGCTCGACCCGTCTGGAGGCGAAGAAGCAGCGCCGCCGCGAGGGCCGCGAGCAGGGCCGCCGCCGCGTCCCGATCATCACCGAGGCCGAGTTCCTGGCCCGCCGCGAGGCCGTCGAGCGCGTGATGGTCGTGCGCCAGCACGGCGACCGCACGCAGATCGGCGTCCTGGAGGACGGCGTGCTCGTCGAGCACTACGTCAACAAGGAGCAGGCGGTCTCGTACGTCGGGAACGTCTACCTCGGCAAGGTGCAGAACGTGCTGCCGTCGATGGAGGCCGCCTTCATCGACATCGGCAAGGGCCGCAACGCCGTGCTGTACGCCGGCGAGGTCAACTTCGAGGCGCTGGGCATGGCCAACGGCCCGCGCCGCATCGAGTCCGCGCTCAAGTCCGGCCAGTCGGTCCTCGTGCAGGTCACCAAGGACCCGATCGGCCACAAGGGCGCCCGCCTGACCAGCCAGGTCTCCCTCCCGGGCCGCTACCTCGTGTACGTGCCCGAGGGCTCGATGACCGGCATCAGCCGCAAGCTGCCCGACACCGAGCGGGCCCGGCTGAAGACCATCCTCAAGAAGATCGTCCCCGAGGACGCGGGCGTCATCGTGCGCACCGCCGCCGAGGGCGCGAGCGAGGACGAGCTGCGCCGTGACGTCGAGCGGCTCCAGGCGCAGTGGGAGGAGATCCAGAAGAAGGCGAAGAGCGGCAACGCCCCGACGCTGCTGTACGGCGAGCCGGACATGACCGTCCGGGTCGTGCGCGACATCTTCAACGAGGACTTCTCCAAGGTCATCGTCAGCGGTGACGACGCCTGGTCCACCATCCACGGCTACGTCTCGCACGTCGCGCCGGACCTCGCCGACCGCCTCCAGCGCTGGACCTCCGAGGTCGACGTCTTCGCCACGTACCGGATCGACGAGCAGCTCGCCAAGGCGCTGGACCGCAAGGTCTGGCTGCCCAGCGGCGGCTCGCTGGTGATCGACCGGACCGAGGCGATGGTCGTCATCGACGTCAACACCGGCAAGTTCACCGGCCAGGGCGGCAACCTGGAGGAGACGGTCACCAGGAACAACCTGGAGGCGGCCGAGGAAATCGTGCGCCAGCTGCGGCTGCGCGACCTCGGCGGCATCATCGTGATCGACTTCATCGACATGGTGCTGGAGTCCAACCGGGACCTGGTGCTGCGCCGCCTGCTGGAGTGCCTGGGCCGCGACCGTACGAAGCACCAGGTCGCCGAGGTGACCTCGCTGGGCCTGGTGCAGATGACCCGCAAGCGGGTCGGCCAGGGCCTGCTGGAGTCGTTCTCCGAGACCTGCGTCCACTGCAACGGGCGCGGTGTCATCGTGCACATGGAGCAGCCGTCGGCGAACGGTGGCGGCGGCAAGCGCAAGAAGCGCGCCCGCGCCGGCGCCGGTGAGCAGCCGCACGAGCACGAGGCCGCCGCGGCCGTCGCCGAGTCCGGCGTGACGGCGGAGCAGGAGGCGGAGACCGAGGCCGAGGTCGCGGCGGAGGCCGCCGAGCCGGTAGCGCTGCCCGCGCCCGACTTCGCCCCGGACGAGGAGCTGTACAGCAGCGTCGCCGAGGCCGAGGCCGCGGTGTCGCGCCGGGGCCGGCGCCGGGCGAGCCGCCGGGTGTCCGCTCCGGCGGGCACGCCGCGGGCGGAGGCCGCCGTGCCGACGGCTCAGGACGTGACCGCCGCCGAGGAGGCCGCGCGCCCGCTGGTGCGCGAGCCCGCCCAGGAGGCGCACGCCGAGCCGGTGGCCGTCGAGGACCCGGTCGTCGAGGCACCCGCCGAGGCGCCCGCCGCCGAGACGCCCGTCACCGAGGCGCCCGCCGCCGAGAAGGCGGAGGCTGCCGAGGAGGCCGCGCCCAAGGGCCGTACGCGCCGTCGGGTCACCCGCAAGGTGTCCGCGCCGGCCGGTTCGCCCGCGGCGGCGGAGGCGGCCGTGGTGACCGTCCCGGAGTCCTCCGCGAAGGCCGCCGCGCAGTCCGTCGCACAGCCCGCGGCGGACGCCGCGCCAGCCGCCGAGGCTCCCGCCGAGTCCGCCGCCGAGGTGTCCGCCGAGCCCGCCCCGCCGGCCCGTCCGCGGCGCCGCGCGGTGCGCAAGGCCACCGCGCCGACCGCGCCGGTGGAGGCGGCCGTCGTGGTCGTCCCGTCCACGACGGAGCCCTCCGGGGCGCCGGTCGCGGAGCAGGCCGCCGAGGAGGCCGAGCAGGCGCTGGCGGAGGCCAGGGAGGCCGCCGCGGAGGCGGCGCGTGGCCCGGAGGAGGAGGCGGGCGCCGAGCCCGCCGCGGAGGCCGAAGCCGCCCCCGCCAAGAAGGCCGCCCGCAAGACGGCCAAGAAGGCGACGGCGAAGAAGGCCGCCACCAAGACGGCCGCGGCCAAGAAGACCACCGCGGCGAAGAAGACGGCGGCCAAGAAGACCGCCGCCAAGAAGACGACGGCCAAGAAGGCGGCGACGAAGACCACCGCCAAGAAGGCCACGTCGAAGAAGACGGCGGCGGCCGAGCAGCAGGCGGCACCGTCCGTCTCGGCCTCCACCGACGAGGGCTGA
- the rplU gene encoding 50S ribosomal protein L21, with translation MYAIVRSGGRQHKVAVGDIVEVDKISTAKVGDTVELSTLLVVDGDSVTSDPWVLAGIKVQAEVVDHHKGQKIDILRYKNKTGYRRRQGHRQQYTAIKVTEIPTAAK, from the coding sequence GTGTACGCCATCGTGCGCAGCGGTGGTCGCCAGCACAAGGTTGCTGTCGGCGACATCGTTGAGGTTGACAAGATTTCCACCGCCAAGGTTGGCGACACGGTCGAGCTCTCGACCCTGCTCGTTGTCGACGGCGACTCCGTGACCAGCGACCCGTGGGTGCTGGCCGGCATCAAGGTCCAGGCCGAGGTCGTGGACCACCACAAGGGCCAGAAGATCGACATTCTGCGCTACAAGAACAAGACCGGCTACCGCCGCCGGCAGGGCCACCGCCAGCAGTACACGGCGATCAAGGTCACTGAGATCCCCACGGCTGCGAAGTAA
- a CDS encoding FG-GAP-like repeat-containing protein, with product MSQPAARRLRRTVVVALALLTAGPATGLPAAQAADRVSAVRQDFNGDGYEDVAVGAPAATVGGKAKAGYVAVLYGAPEGFGAGKKVFHQGSPGVPGTVEADDRFGETLTAADLDGDGFTDLVVESHGEKWESGGVPRDGNRTVLWGGPAGFASGKVLPPVGNSPYQMGTSVAGDFDGDGRQDLVHGGHVSYGPLGRDGVAARVQDITLVEGDMYFAGMAAGDTDGDGATDLVTIARSYDWDDEGDYGYRIDRLRGGRGGLSEPRSVPDAAGRPIHPEGDVSAVALGDLDGDGRDDIVTGGEALNIVRGTADGATGTDPRVITQDSPGVPGAQEDGDGFGRGLATGDVDGDGYDDILAGIPFEDFSGLKRAGTFAVVPGGAQGPTGAGTKVFSQNTAGVPGTAESSDWFGERAALVDSDADGRAEPVVAALGEDQYAGAVWVLRSSSAGVQTAGSFSFGARTLGTVKAGARLGSWLTS from the coding sequence GTGTCCCAGCCCGCAGCGCGCCGCCTGAGGCGCACCGTCGTGGTCGCGCTCGCCCTGCTCACGGCCGGCCCGGCCACCGGTCTGCCGGCGGCTCAGGCCGCGGACCGCGTGAGCGCCGTACGCCAGGACTTCAACGGTGACGGATACGAGGACGTGGCCGTCGGCGCGCCCGCCGCCACGGTGGGCGGCAAGGCGAAGGCCGGGTACGTCGCCGTGCTGTACGGGGCGCCGGAAGGTTTCGGCGCCGGCAAGAAGGTGTTCCACCAGGGCTCGCCGGGCGTGCCCGGGACCGTCGAGGCGGACGACCGCTTCGGCGAGACCCTGACCGCCGCCGATCTCGACGGGGACGGCTTCACCGATCTGGTCGTCGAGTCCCATGGCGAGAAGTGGGAGTCCGGCGGGGTGCCCCGGGACGGCAACCGGACCGTCCTGTGGGGCGGCCCGGCCGGGTTCGCCTCGGGAAAGGTGCTGCCCCCCGTCGGGAACTCCCCGTACCAAATGGGCACTTCCGTCGCCGGTGACTTCGACGGGGACGGGCGGCAGGACCTCGTGCACGGCGGGCACGTGTCGTACGGCCCGCTGGGCCGGGACGGCGTCGCGGCGCGCGTCCAGGACATCACTCTGGTCGAGGGCGACATGTACTTCGCGGGGATGGCCGCCGGCGACACGGACGGCGACGGAGCGACCGACCTCGTCACCATCGCCCGCAGCTACGACTGGGACGACGAGGGCGACTACGGTTACCGCATCGACCGCCTGCGCGGCGGCCGGGGCGGTCTGAGCGAGCCCCGCAGCGTGCCCGACGCCGCGGGCCGGCCCATCCACCCCGAGGGCGATGTCTCCGCCGTGGCCCTCGGCGACCTCGACGGCGACGGCCGGGACGACATCGTCACCGGCGGCGAGGCGCTGAACATCGTGCGCGGCACCGCCGACGGGGCGACGGGCACCGACCCCCGCGTCATCACCCAGGACAGCCCCGGTGTGCCCGGTGCGCAGGAGGACGGCGACGGGTTCGGCCGGGGCCTGGCGACCGGCGACGTCGACGGCGACGGCTACGACGACATCCTCGCCGGGATCCCCTTCGAGGACTTCTCCGGGCTGAAGCGGGCCGGCACCTTCGCCGTCGTCCCCGGCGGCGCCCAGGGGCCGACCGGCGCCGGGACCAAGGTGTTCAGCCAGAACACCGCCGGGGTGCCGGGCACCGCGGAGTCGTCCGACTGGTTCGGCGAGCGGGCGGCGCTGGTCGACAGCGACGCCGACGGGCGGGCCGAGCCGGTCGTGGCGGCACTCGGCGAGGACCAGTACGCCGGTGCCGTCTGGGTGCTGCGGTCCTCCTCCGCGGGCGTGCAGACCGCCGGTTCCTT
- the obgE gene encoding GTPase ObgE, with protein sequence MTTFVDRVELHVAAGNGGHGCASVHREKFKPLGGPDGGNGGRGGDVILTVDQSVTTLLDYHHSPHRKATNGKPGEGGNRSGKDGQDLILPVPDGTVVLDKAGNVLADLVGHGTSYVAAQGGRGGLGNAALASARRKAPGFALLGEPGDLRDIVLELKTVADVALVGYPSAGKSSLISVLSAAKPKIADYPFTTLVPNLGVVTAGSTVYTIADVPGLIPGASQGKGLGLEFLRHVERCSVLVHVLDTATLESDRDPVSDLDVIEEELRQYGGLDNRPRIVVLNKIDVPDGKDLAELVRPDLEARGYRVFEVSAVAHIGLRELSFALAELVAKARAAKPKEEATRIVIRPKAVDDAGFTVTREEVGGEPLFRVRGEKPERWVRQTDFNNDEAVGYLADRLNRLGVEEELMKAGARAGDGVAIGPEENAVVFDWEPSVMAGAEMLGRRGEDHRLEEQRPAAQRRRDRQAERDDAQREFDDFEPF encoded by the coding sequence ATGACCACCTTCGTGGACCGCGTCGAGCTGCACGTCGCCGCGGGTAACGGGGGCCACGGCTGTGCCTCCGTCCACCGTGAGAAGTTCAAGCCGCTCGGCGGCCCGGACGGTGGCAACGGCGGACGCGGCGGGGACGTCATCCTCACCGTCGACCAGTCCGTGACCACGCTGCTCGACTACCACCACTCGCCGCACCGCAAGGCCACCAACGGCAAGCCCGGCGAGGGCGGCAACCGCTCCGGCAAGGACGGCCAGGACCTGATCCTGCCCGTGCCGGACGGCACCGTCGTCCTCGACAAGGCGGGCAACGTCCTCGCCGACCTCGTCGGCCACGGCACCTCCTACGTCGCCGCCCAGGGCGGCCGGGGCGGGCTCGGCAACGCCGCCCTCGCCTCCGCCCGCCGCAAGGCGCCCGGGTTCGCGCTGCTGGGCGAGCCGGGGGACCTGCGGGACATCGTGCTGGAGCTGAAGACCGTCGCCGACGTGGCGCTGGTCGGCTACCCGAGCGCGGGCAAGTCCTCGCTGATCTCGGTGCTCTCCGCCGCCAAGCCGAAGATCGCCGACTACCCGTTCACCACGCTGGTGCCGAACCTCGGCGTGGTCACCGCGGGCTCGACCGTCTACACCATCGCCGACGTGCCCGGACTGATCCCCGGCGCCAGCCAGGGCAAGGGCCTCGGCCTGGAGTTCCTGCGCCACGTGGAGCGGTGCAGCGTGCTGGTGCACGTGCTGGACACCGCGACCCTGGAGTCCGACCGCGACCCGGTCTCCGACCTCGACGTCATCGAGGAGGAGCTGCGGCAGTACGGCGGGCTCGACAACCGGCCGCGGATCGTCGTGCTCAACAAGATCGACGTACCGGACGGCAAGGACCTCGCCGAGCTGGTGCGGCCCGACCTGGAGGCGCGCGGCTACCGCGTCTTCGAGGTGTCCGCGGTCGCGCACATCGGCCTGCGGGAGCTGTCGTTCGCCCTCGCCGAGCTGGTCGCGAAGGCGCGCGCCGCCAAGCCGAAGGAGGAGGCGACCCGGATCGTCATCCGGCCCAAGGCCGTGGACGACGCGGGCTTCACCGTCACGCGCGAGGAGGTCGGCGGCGAGCCGCTGTTCCGGGTGCGCGGCGAGAAGCCGGAGCGCTGGGTGCGCCAGACCGACTTCAACAACGACGAGGCGGTCGGCTACCTCGCGGACCGGCTCAACCGCCTCGGTGTCGAGGAGGAGCTGATGAAGGCGGGTGCCCGCGCGGGCGACGGCGTCGCCATCGGCCCCGAGGAGAACGCGGTCGTCTTCGACTGGGAGCCGTCCGTCATGGCGGGTGCCGAGATGCTCGGCCGGCGCGGTGAGGACCACCGCCTGGAGGAGCAGCGGCCCGCGGCCCAGCGGCGCCGCGACCGCCAGGCCGAACGCGACGACGCGCAGCGCGAGTTCGACGACTTCGAGCCGTTTTAG
- a CDS encoding restriction endonuclease, which produces MSRRSNGPVGVWAEIQRQQQRQREADARHRRELERQAQVRQRRAAQDYRQYRQAEARRRTEELEARIASLQTLLATGCRAPAFSAASLMRTEEVQPFSPGPLAQPVPMPDPAHYQAQGGWTASRRAQAEAEARARFERDWHAAQAAEAQRLQQLAAYQRQYDQWVQAHLAEVRAHNAGVAEVTESVGRGEPDAVVEYFSAALYASTAWPGDFPRRVIAAYDPAARQLVVDWELPPYGVVPEAKSVRYLSGQDEDKETARPVSQRRALYREVLAQCMLLVLHELFAADRYGALESVSLNGFVDDHDPATGRRTEIVLATVMAPRSVFLGLHLEQVEAISCLSGALRGQLSSRPDHLVAVRASRRPGDIGNRVVTHGGDEDPDLYEMDPLAFEALVADLFRAMGMQAVTTQRSNDGGVDVDALDPTPVRGGKIVVQVKRYRHTVPPTAVRDLYGTVQDAGANKGVLVTTSGFGPGSHTFANGKPLELISGTELVDLLHRHGLRGRLGENRRTPAPPAPAAPEPLPADHNVLGMSWSGSVALDVCALVCRGNRVLSEEHFVFFNNSRTPDGSVQAFAASPPDKAAIRVSFDALPDTADRLVLVAAVDPEVNPQADLSGFTGARIRLLDPTMSELGRLEVSDGRRGETALVLGSFRRRPNGDWDFVAGGKGYPGGLEQLVRDYGIDVE; this is translated from the coding sequence ATGAGTCGTCGCTCTAACGGTCCGGTCGGAGTCTGGGCTGAGATACAGCGCCAGCAGCAGCGCCAGAGGGAGGCGGACGCCCGACACCGCCGCGAACTGGAGCGGCAGGCACAGGTTCGGCAACGGCGTGCCGCGCAGGACTACCGCCAGTACAGGCAGGCCGAGGCCCGGCGACGCACGGAGGAACTCGAGGCCCGGATCGCCTCGCTGCAGACGCTGCTGGCCACCGGTTGCCGCGCCCCGGCCTTCAGCGCGGCCTCGCTGATGCGCACGGAGGAGGTCCAGCCGTTCTCGCCGGGGCCGCTGGCCCAGCCGGTCCCGATGCCCGATCCGGCGCACTACCAGGCGCAGGGCGGCTGGACGGCGAGCCGGCGCGCACAGGCGGAGGCCGAGGCCCGGGCCCGGTTCGAGCGGGACTGGCACGCGGCACAGGCCGCGGAGGCTCAACGCCTGCAGCAGCTGGCGGCGTACCAGCGACAGTACGACCAGTGGGTGCAGGCCCACCTGGCGGAGGTGCGCGCCCACAACGCGGGCGTCGCCGAGGTGACCGAGAGCGTCGGCCGAGGGGAGCCCGACGCCGTGGTGGAGTACTTCTCGGCCGCTCTGTACGCGTCCACGGCGTGGCCCGGGGACTTCCCCCGCCGAGTCATCGCCGCCTACGACCCGGCGGCACGGCAGCTCGTCGTCGACTGGGAGCTGCCCCCGTACGGTGTCGTACCCGAGGCGAAGTCCGTGCGGTACCTGTCCGGCCAGGACGAGGACAAGGAGACCGCCCGTCCCGTCAGCCAGCGACGCGCCCTGTACCGCGAGGTACTCGCGCAGTGCATGCTGCTGGTCCTCCACGAGCTGTTCGCGGCGGACCGGTACGGCGCGCTGGAGTCGGTGTCCCTGAACGGTTTCGTGGACGACCACGACCCGGCCACCGGGCGGCGAACGGAGATCGTGCTGGCGACGGTCATGGCGCCGCGGTCGGTCTTCCTGGGCCTGCACCTGGAGCAGGTCGAGGCGATCAGCTGCCTGTCCGGCGCGTTGCGGGGGCAGCTCAGCTCCCGGCCCGACCACCTCGTCGCCGTACGGGCGAGCAGAAGGCCCGGGGACATCGGTAACCGTGTCGTCACGCACGGCGGCGACGAGGACCCCGATCTGTACGAGATGGATCCGCTCGCCTTCGAGGCCCTGGTCGCCGATCTCTTCCGGGCGATGGGCATGCAGGCCGTCACGACGCAGCGCTCCAACGACGGTGGCGTCGACGTCGACGCGCTGGATCCCACCCCCGTCCGCGGAGGCAAGATCGTCGTACAGGTGAAGCGGTACCGCCACACCGTTCCGCCCACCGCCGTACGCGACTTGTACGGCACCGTTCAGGACGCCGGTGCCAACAAGGGCGTGCTGGTGACGACCTCCGGATTCGGTCCTGGGTCGCACACCTTCGCCAACGGCAAACCGCTGGAACTCATCTCGGGTACCGAACTCGTCGACCTGCTGCACCGGCACGGGCTTCGGGGACGTCTCGGCGAGAACCGGCGCACCCCGGCCCCGCCGGCACCGGCCGCCCCCGAGCCCCTGCCCGCCGATCACAACGTGCTGGGCATGTCATGGTCCGGCAGCGTCGCGCTGGACGTGTGCGCGCTGGTCTGCCGCGGCAACCGGGTCCTGAGCGAGGAGCACTTCGTCTTCTTCAACAACAGCCGGACCCCGGACGGCTCCGTGCAGGCCTTCGCGGCGTCCCCGCCGGACAAGGCGGCCATCCGGGTCTCGTTCGACGCTCTGCCGGACACCGCCGACCGACTCGTCCTGGTGGCCGCCGTGGACCCGGAAGTGAATCCGCAGGCGGATCTCTCCGGCTTCACCGGCGCCCGTATCCGGCTGCTCGACCCCACGATGAGCGAACTGGGACGACTCGAGGTGTCGGACGGCCGCCGTGGCGAGACCGCCCTGGTGCTGGGGTCGTTCCGGCGCCGGCCGAACGGGGACTGGGATTTCGTGGCGGGCGGCAAGGGCTACCCGGGAGGGCTGGAACAGCTCGTGCGGGATTACGGCATCGACGTGGAGTAG
- a CDS encoding TIGR03936 family radical SAM-associated protein, translated as MQRIRLRYTKRGRLRFTSHRDFQRAFERALRRAEVPMAYSAGFTPHPKVSYANAAPTGTGSEAEYLEIALTEPRDPQRLRELLDESLPDGLDIIDAVEARTSGLADRLTASVWELRLDGVAPADAARAVAAFNAAGAVEVQRLTKNGMRTFDARPAVASLEALDGTETHGSRADRPSDRPCAILRLVVRHVTPAVRPDDVLSGLRAVADLAPPVPAAVTRLAQGLFDEETGTVTDPLAPDREAAAALSTAAPAAAATAPTPEGSA; from the coding sequence GTGCAGCGCATCCGACTGCGCTACACCAAGCGCGGCCGCCTGAGGTTCACCAGCCACCGCGACTTCCAGCGCGCTTTCGAGCGTGCGCTGCGCCGCGCCGAGGTACCCATGGCGTACTCGGCCGGGTTCACCCCGCACCCGAAGGTGTCGTACGCCAATGCCGCACCCACCGGCACGGGCAGTGAGGCGGAATACCTGGAGATCGCGCTCACCGAACCGCGCGATCCCCAGCGGCTGAGGGAACTGCTCGACGAGTCGCTGCCCGACGGGCTCGACATCATCGACGCGGTCGAGGCCCGCACGTCCGGCCTCGCCGACCGGCTGACGGCTTCCGTCTGGGAGCTGCGGCTGGACGGGGTGGCGCCGGCCGACGCGGCCCGCGCGGTGGCGGCCTTCAACGCGGCCGGCGCGGTCGAGGTGCAGCGTCTCACCAAGAACGGGATGCGCACCTTCGACGCCCGTCCGGCCGTCGCGAGCCTCGAAGCCCTCGACGGAACGGAAACGCACGGTTCGCGGGCTGATAGGCCGAGCGACCGGCCCTGTGCGATACTGCGGCTGGTTGTTCGGCACGTGACGCCTGCCGTACGACCCGACGACGTCCTGTCCGGTCTCCGCGCCGTGGCCGACCTGGCGCCGCCGGTCCCCGCAGCGGTGACCAGGCTGGCGCAGGGGCTGTTCGATGAAGAGACCGGCACGGTGACCGACCCGCTCGCGCCCGACCGCGAGGCAGCGGCGGCCCTCTCGACGGCCGCTCCGGCTGCCGCCGCGACGGCGCCGACGCCGGAAGGTTCCGCGTAG